A stretch of Anaeromyxobacter dehalogenans 2CP-1 DNA encodes these proteins:
- a CDS encoding sigma-54 interaction domain-containing protein, producing MERLPVMSDACAVCGLGTVVERVRRTTHVVAESPAMQAVLVRARDFADADAPVVILGESGTGKEVVARALHASGPRGARPFVAVNVAALPGDLLESELFGHVKGAFTGATAEKQGLLEAAHGGTLFLDEIGEMPLPLQAKLLRALEDGEVRRVGDTRAFGVDVRFVCATHQDLARLVTEGRFREDLYYRLKVLVLRLPPLRDRPEDVLPLARRFLAEEKRPGPGFSPEAERRLLAYRWPGNVRELGNVVRYAAAVARGAEIRPEHLPEELTAPAGPAARGGTAGEPAAMATLAEVERAHVLAVLERCGGSQAEAARVLGIGRNTLWRKLKAYDGPA from the coding sequence ATGGAACGCCTTCCGGTCATGAGCGATGCGTGCGCGGTCTGCGGCCTGGGGACCGTGGTCGAGCGCGTCCGGCGCACCACGCACGTGGTGGCGGAGAGCCCGGCCATGCAGGCGGTGCTGGTGCGGGCGCGCGACTTCGCGGACGCCGATGCCCCGGTCGTCATCCTGGGGGAGAGCGGGACGGGCAAGGAGGTGGTCGCCCGCGCGCTCCACGCGAGCGGCCCGCGGGGCGCCCGCCCGTTCGTGGCGGTGAACGTGGCGGCGTTGCCTGGGGACCTGCTCGAGTCCGAGCTGTTCGGCCACGTGAAGGGCGCGTTCACCGGCGCGACCGCCGAGAAGCAGGGGCTGCTCGAGGCGGCGCACGGGGGCACGCTCTTCCTCGACGAGATCGGCGAGATGCCGCTGCCGCTCCAGGCGAAGCTGCTGCGGGCGCTCGAGGACGGCGAGGTGCGCCGGGTGGGCGACACGCGCGCGTTCGGCGTGGACGTCCGCTTCGTCTGCGCCACGCACCAGGACCTGGCGCGCCTGGTGACGGAGGGGCGCTTCCGCGAGGACCTCTACTACCGCCTGAAGGTGCTGGTGCTGCGCCTCCCGCCGCTCCGCGACCGCCCCGAGGACGTGCTGCCGCTGGCGCGCCGCTTCCTCGCCGAGGAGAAGCGCCCGGGCCCGGGGTTCTCGCCCGAGGCCGAGCGGCGGCTCCTCGCCTACCGCTGGCCGGGGAACGTGCGCGAGCTCGGCAACGTGGTCCGCTACGCGGCGGCGGTGGCGCGCGGGGCCGAGATCCGCCCCGAGCACCTGCCGGAGGAGCTGACCGCGCCGGCCGGGCCCGCGGCGCGCGGCGGCACGGCGGGCGAGCCGGCGGCGATGGCCACGCTCGCCGAGGTGGAGCGGGCGCACGTGCTCGCGGTGCTGGAGCGCTGCGGTGGCTCGCAGGCGGAGGCCGCGCGGGTGCTGGGCATCGGCCGGAACACGCTCTGGCGGAAGCTGAAGGCGTACGACGGGCCGGCCTGA
- a CDS encoding hemerythrin domain-containing protein, producing the protein MARATDALRATRAGIRARLQEVAEKAGAVTSGPPAARAATMREVVAGLDRCLRGHLEWEERTLHPVVDKFACEGPRAFSASMRYEHDIIHRWMAELARRAGDPEDAVGFVRHADRLLGVVLAHFELEEAVFFPILDETAAGHAIGGPLAPALP; encoded by the coding sequence ATGGCCCGCGCCACCGACGCCCTGCGCGCCACGCGCGCGGGGATCCGGGCGCGGCTGCAGGAGGTGGCGGAGAAGGCGGGCGCGGTCACCTCCGGCCCGCCCGCGGCGCGCGCCGCGACGATGCGCGAGGTGGTCGCCGGGCTCGACCGCTGCCTGCGCGGCCACCTGGAGTGGGAGGAGCGGACGCTCCACCCGGTGGTGGACAAGTTCGCCTGCGAGGGGCCGCGCGCGTTCAGCGCCTCCATGCGCTACGAGCACGACATCATCCACCGCTGGATGGCCGAGCTGGCCCGGCGCGCCGGCGATCCCGAGGACGCGGTCGGGTTCGTGCGACACGCCGATCGGCTGCTCGGCGTGGTGCTCGCGCACTTCGAGCTCGAGGAGGCGGTGTTCTTCCCCATCCTCGACGAGACCGCGGCCGGGCACGCCATCGGCGGGCCCCTGGCCCCCGCGCTGCCCTGA
- the ric gene encoding iron-sulfur cluster repair di-iron protein, whose product MPAIDRNATVAEIVTAHAVTARIFQKHRIDFCCHGDVSVAEACRPRALDPDTVFAELEASLPQANGDEDPRALSTFALVARIVDRHHAYLRRTLPFLEPLAHKVASVHGDHNPRLLGVRDAFLELAAALEPHLDHEEAVLFPALLSPAPDREILRKELEGMMSDHLQVGALLERIRALSEGFTVPEWGCRSYRVLMSELETLETDVLRHVHLENHVLMPRFAGRATAEARG is encoded by the coding sequence ATGCCCGCCATCGACCGCAACGCCACCGTCGCCGAGATCGTCACCGCCCACGCCGTCACCGCCCGCATCTTCCAGAAGCACCGCATCGACTTCTGCTGCCACGGCGATGTCAGCGTCGCCGAGGCCTGCCGCCCGCGCGCGCTCGACCCGGACACGGTCTTCGCCGAGCTCGAGGCGTCGCTCCCCCAGGCGAACGGCGACGAGGATCCCCGCGCGCTCTCCACCTTCGCGCTCGTCGCCCGCATCGTGGACCGCCACCACGCCTACCTGCGTCGGACCCTGCCGTTCCTCGAGCCGCTCGCGCACAAGGTCGCGAGCGTCCACGGGGACCACAACCCTCGCCTGCTCGGCGTGCGCGACGCGTTCCTCGAGCTGGCCGCCGCGCTCGAGCCGCACCTCGACCACGAGGAGGCGGTGCTGTTCCCCGCGCTCCTCTCGCCGGCCCCGGACCGCGAGATCCTCCGCAAGGAGCTCGAGGGAATGATGAGCGACCACCTCCAGGTCGGCGCGCTGCTCGAGCGGATCCGCGCGCTCTCCGAGGGCTTCACCGTGCCGGAGTGGGGCTGCCGCAGCTACCGCGTGCTCATGAGCGAGCTGGAGACGCTCGAGACCGACGTGCTCCGCCACGTCCACCTCGAGAACCACGTGCTCATGCCGCGCTTCGCCGGGCGCGCGACCGCCGAGGCGCGGGGCTGA